From a single Erpetoichthys calabaricus chromosome 1, fErpCal1.3, whole genome shotgun sequence genomic region:
- the LOC114665381 gene encoding zinc finger protein 501-like, with amino-acid sequence MNASDPLMVHSWSLPGTERKKMAAINRKAEMDVKEEMCDADLERRTINVKEEDCEWGSAHLKRESLCIKEEDCEPGSVGIKEEVEGTLVSIETGKHKHWEGVKGKDLHDESQDGVLISSYQTGHCRSLEPPVGVKSELTQCDTKRTEETSCVRTREDQSPPLKKSRERDEPNCCSKYDKQFTSRKKLNTHLKIHHGEKTNFCSECGKQFSSKSNLHTHTRIHSGEKPYFCSECGKQFSSKSNLQTHTKLHSGEKPHCCLECGKRFSSKSNLNTHVKIHWGEKTYCCLECGKRYSSKGSLQTHTRTHSGEKPYCCSECGRQFSNLIGLQTHIRIHTGEKPYCCSECGKRFSQMGAFKTHIRIHTGEKPYCCSQCGKQFNSGSHLQTHTRIHTGEKRYCCSECGKQFLQMNNLKRHTRVHTGEKPYSCSECGKHFSDQGTLRRHTRIHYGSKPYCCLECGKQFARLSNLKRHSNVHNGKNNRNSGPCAVINRTNKENLSGPS; translated from the exons ATGAATGCGAGTGACCCCTTGATGGTCCATAGCTGGTCCCTGCCCGGTACAG AGAGGAAGAAAATGGCTGCAATTAATCGTAAAGCTgagatggatgtgaaagaggagaTGTGCGATGCTGACCTGGAGAGGAGGACCATAAatgttaaggaggaggactgCGAATGGGGATCGGCCCACCTGAAACGGGAGAGTCTCTGcattaaggaggaggactgtgaacCGGGGTCAGTTGGCATTAAAGAAGAGGTGGAGGGGACGCTTGTCAGCATTGAGACGGGCAAACATAAACACTGGGAGGGTGTCAAGGGTAAAGACCTTCATGATGAGAGTCAAGATGGAGTGCTCATCAGTTCTTATCAAACCGGGCACTGCCGATCGCTGGAGCCTCCTGTCGGTGTCAAGTCAGAGTTGACACAGTGTGACACAAAGAGGACAGAGGAAACGTCGTGTGTTAGAACTCGGGAAGATCAATCGCCTCCTTTAAAGAAGTCTCGAGAAA GAGATGAGCCAAACTGCTGCTCAAAATATGACAAACAATTTACATCAAGGAAGAAACTTAATACCCACCTCAAAATTCACCATGGAGAGAAGACGAATTTCTGTTCagagtgtggcaaacaattctcatcAAAGAGTAATCTTCATACCCATACGAGAATTCAcagtggagagaagccatatttctGTTCagagtgtggcaaacaattttcatCCAAGAGCAATCTTCAGACCCACACAAAACTTCACAGTGGGGAGAAGCCGCATTGCTGTttagaatgtggcaaacgattttcaTCAAAGAGTAATCTCAATACCCACGTCAAAATTCACTGGGGGGAGAAAACATACTGCTGTTTAGAATGTGGCAAACGGTATTCATCAAAGGGCAGTCTGCAGACCCACACACGAACTCAcagtggagagaagccatactgctgttctgaatgtggcaggcAGTTCTCAAATTTGATTGGTCTTCAGACCCACAtacgaattcacactggagagaagccatactgctgttctgaatgtggcaaacgattctcccAAATGGGTGCATTTAAGACTCacataagaattcacactggagagaagccgtactgCTGCTCTCAATGTGGAAAGCAGTTTAACTCCGGCAGTCATCTTCAGACTCACActagaattcatactggagagaagcgctactgctgttctgaatgtggcaagcagtttTTGCAAATGAACAACCTTAAGAGACATACAAGAGTTCATACGGGAGAGAAGCCTTacagctgttctgaatgtggcaaacacttCTCTGACCAGGGGACTCTCCGGAGACACACTAGGATTCATTATGGAAGTAAGCcgtattgctgtttggaatgtgggaaaCAATTTGCAAGGTTAAGCAATCTCAAGAGACACTCAAACGTTCACAATGGGAAGAACAACAGAAATAGCGGCCCTTGTGCTGTGATCAACAGGACTAATAAAGAGAACCTTTCAGGTCCATCTTGA